ATACTGTCGCTATATTTCTTGCCATCACATCTTCAACCGTCTTATTCTCTTTGACTGCATTGGATGCATCATCAGCGGTGAGCGCCCCTAATAGCTTTTGTTTGCGGTCTACAATAAAGATGCTTGAATATCCCTGAGCCTTCATAATTTGCAGAGCCACACGCGGACCGCGATCAGGAGTCATTCTCTCAGCACGTTTTAAAACATGAGATGCCTGCAGCACCTTGGAAAGGTCCACATCTTCTACAAAACGTTCTACATATTTGTCTGCAGGATTCATCATGATTTCTTCAGGAGATCCGATTTGAATAATTGTACCGTCTTTCATTAATGCAATACGATCCCCTATGCGAAGGGCCTCATCAAGGTCATGAGTAATAAAAATAATCGTTTTCTTCATGGTTTCTTGAAGTTCAAGTAATTCATCCTGCATGTCTTTACGGATCAGCGGATCCAATGCACTAAAAGCTTCATCCATTAACAGAATGTCAGTATTGCTTGCAAGGGCTCTCGCTAGACCGACCCTTTGCTGCATGCCTCCGCTGAGCTGTGAAGGATACTGATTTTCATATCCCTTCAAACCGACAACCGCGAGTGACTGCATGGCTTTTTCTCTTCTTTCATCTGCCGGTACGTTTCGGAGTACAAGCCCATGTTCCGTATTTTCAAGTACGGTTTTATGAGGGAATAAAGCGAAGTTTTGAAAAACCATGCTGATTTTATTTCTGCGTACGTCTCGCAGCTGCTGCGCTGACATTTTAACAATATCGACATCATCGATTAAAATTTCGCCAATTGTAGGATCTATTAAGCGGTTCAGCATACGGATCAATGTTGATTTTCCGCTTCCTGATAAACCCATTACTACAAAAATTTCACCTGGGTAAATTTCAAAACTTGCACTATTTACGCCAATGGTTGAACCCGTTTTTTCCAGTATCTCTTTTTTTGAATATCCTTCTTTAAGTAACTTAATAGCATTCTTGGGGGATTTTCCGAATACCTTCGTTACATTTTTCACTTCAACTTTTGGTCTCATCCTACACCTCAAAACTGCTTATTTTATTTAAATATAATTCGAAAACCTTCTGTTTTCCGCAATCTCCGGAGACTTACTATACTTCTTGCAAAAAACAATAACTGTTTAAGTATATAGAAGTTCAACTTTTGATTGCAAACGATATGGCAGCAGAAACAATTAAGAAAACCCTTACACTTCAATAAATAAAAGACTGCTGCAACCGCTCCGATGTCAATAGCGGTCTTATTTCACAGCTTATTTGTTTTTGATAATTTAGTTTCTGCAAAAATTATTTATTTTATTTCAGGGAAAGGATGAAAGTTTTAAAAAATCATTGAAAATAATGATTTTTTTCTGCAGATTGAAATAGTTTAAAAGAATAACATTCATAAAAAAGGGTATTTAAAATATGTGTATAACAGCTAATGAATTTTCTGGAAAGGAAGATGAAAATTGTCAGAACCATTATTCACTACCTCAGTTACAGCAGTAGGCGGAAGAGAAGGAAAAGTACACTCATCAAATGGCGTAATCAACATGGATATCGCCATGCCGGGATCACCTAGAGCTGAAAGAATGCCTGAAGCTACAAATCCGGAACAGCTATTTGCAGCGGGATATGCTGCATGTTTCGATGGAGCTCTGCAGCATATGGCCAGAAAAGAAAAAGTGAAATTTGAATCTGAGGTTACGGCTAATGTAAGCTTTTTAAAAGATGAAGCTGATGGCGGCTTCAAATTAGCCGTAAAGCTTGATGTAAAAGGGAAGGGGATTGAAAAATCTCAATTAGAAGACCTTGTTCACAAGGCTCATGAGTTTTGCCCATATTCTAAAGCAACCAGAGGGAATATCGAGGTTACCCTTGAGGCGATTGTTTAATAAGAGAGAGGCACCGTAAATGCGGTGCCTTTTTTATGTTTTTTAGTTGAAAATAAACAAACGATAATATAAAATGTTTATTATATATTAAACAAAATAGGGAAGTGTTTGTTATATGGATGTATCTGAGTTGTTTTGGAGTGCTTCTCTGGATGAATGGAAACAGGGGTTCATCCAAAACCAGGAGCACTATATTTGTCTGCTTTGCGGAGACAAAACAGAAAAAGGCGTTATTTACCCTGTAGATGACATGTTCTATGATGCTGAAAAAGCGATGAAGATTCATATTGAAAAAGAACATGGATCTGTCTTTGATTATCTGATTGGACTTGATAAAAAGCTTACTGGGCTGACGGACCATCAAAATCGTTTATTACGGCTTTTTTATGCCGGAAAAAATGATGCCGAAATCCAAAAAGAGCTAGAGATCGGAAGTTCAGCTACAATCAGAAACCACCGATTTGTATTGAAGGAAAAAGAACGCCAGGCAAAAATGATGCTGACGATCATGGAGC
The window above is part of the Metabacillus dongyingensis genome. Proteins encoded here:
- a CDS encoding DUF2087 domain-containing protein, which translates into the protein MDVSELFWSASLDEWKQGFIQNQEHYICLLCGDKTEKGVIYPVDDMFYDAEKAMKIHIEKEHGSVFDYLIGLDKKLTGLTDHQNRLLRLFYAGKNDAEIQKELEIGSSATIRNHRFVLKEKERQAKMMLTIMELLREKDQHAPVLITPHKAAKMIDSRYNVTQEEEAEMLEKLFPEGTHRKLKKFPLKEKQKLIVLKAIADRFEGKRKYDEKEVNQLLESIYHDYVLLRRYLIEYGFLARKADGSEYWKIL
- a CDS encoding organic hydroperoxide resistance protein, giving the protein MSEPLFTTSVTAVGGREGKVHSSNGVINMDIAMPGSPRAERMPEATNPEQLFAAGYAACFDGALQHMARKEKVKFESEVTANVSFLKDEADGGFKLAVKLDVKGKGIEKSQLEDLVHKAHEFCPYSKATRGNIEVTLEAIV
- a CDS encoding quaternary amine ABC transporter ATP-binding protein, which gives rise to MRPKVEVKNVTKVFGKSPKNAIKLLKEGYSKKEILEKTGSTIGVNSASFEIYPGEIFVVMGLSGSGKSTLIRMLNRLIDPTIGEILIDDVDIVKMSAQQLRDVRRNKISMVFQNFALFPHKTVLENTEHGLVLRNVPADERREKAMQSLAVVGLKGYENQYPSQLSGGMQQRVGLARALASNTDILLMDEAFSALDPLIRKDMQDELLELQETMKKTIIFITHDLDEALRIGDRIALMKDGTIIQIGSPEEIMMNPADKYVERFVEDVDLSKVLQASHVLKRAERMTPDRGPRVALQIMKAQGYSSIFIVDRKQKLLGALTADDASNAVKENKTVEDVMARNIATVSEDTLLTDVIEALSNSALPVAVVDQENRLKGVIIRGAVIGALAGNKDDLNMKEAD